In Levilactobacillus brevis, a single genomic region encodes these proteins:
- a CDS encoding EAL domain-containing protein, with protein sequence MKITYRYFVQPQIDTATKTIFGYELLMKQLTPDGWRLPESFSAIDPQIIADLLVETTKVLSLKVRYCSVNVSREQLMTTPITNAIIKSQEQLYPTKLVVELTEDDGPQKYTMADLLPQLKRFIDQGMELSLDDVGTGDNYFKDVQELLPLASEIKFALQNFNRDFKDPHILQKLHFWHAISAEYGLRLVLEGIEDQADNRLSKKLGIRLKQGYYFSKPQLLKLPQDTCLT encoded by the coding sequence TTGAAAATCACGTATCGTTATTTCGTTCAACCACAGATTGATACGGCCACTAAAACTATTTTTGGCTACGAGCTGTTGATGAAACAACTTACCCCTGATGGCTGGCGACTGCCAGAGTCCTTTTCCGCCATCGACCCGCAGATTATCGCGGATCTTCTCGTGGAGACGACCAAGGTGTTATCACTCAAGGTCCGCTACTGCTCGGTGAATGTGAGTCGCGAGCAGTTGATGACCACGCCGATTACCAACGCCATCATTAAGAGTCAAGAACAACTCTACCCCACGAAACTAGTGGTGGAGTTAACCGAAGACGATGGTCCTCAGAAGTACACGATGGCCGACCTGTTGCCGCAACTCAAGCGGTTCATCGACCAGGGAATGGAACTGTCCCTCGATGATGTGGGGACGGGTGATAATTACTTTAAGGATGTTCAAGAACTATTGCCGTTAGCCTCAGAGATTAAATTTGCTTTGCAGAACTTCAACCGGGATTTCAAAGATCCCCATATTTTACAGAAACTCCACTTCTGGCACGCGATTAGCGCGGAGTATGGTCTACGCCTCGTTTTAGAGGGGATTGAGGACCAAGCGGATAATCGCCTCAGCAAGAAGCTGGGGATTCGGTTGAAACAAGGCTACTACTTTAGTAAACCACAATTGTTGAAGTTACCACAAGATACTTGCTTGACCTAA
- a CDS encoding LPXTG cell wall anchor domain-containing protein, giving the protein MKFTKVRQLLLAAFAVCGLALGGRAVAHADDTAPSTVSINLHKLDNRTDEAETQPEDSNKVIENTGDELKLPDGVTPYDAQKLGDVTFGIYDLTAFLATKNVVSGQTSAEDFEKVRDDVIAEIIGDKTDPAEVLQAQQDFVEKYNLQPVQTKKLTDSAGILTFSDLANKGFYLIMETAAPTHHLTGLSAPMIIGLPLSNKATIHLYPKNLVARDVDPEIHKVGRNPERPTSGKYLGLKGVEFTLQRADGKGESRELATDEKGNIAFGNLEVGTEYVLTEADNSLYPYYNQASAKDHKTALTFTVDKEGNVKAVKMLPDAKHFVIKGSKISILNDLTLGGAKFKKVDSKTEKGLAGAKFKVQKVDSNGKIFWAVFNRGTFVKWVDNKADGTTLTSNQHGKFKFNGVPYVYDGKVTYNLIETQAPAGYALLKEATEFEIDGQVHIETIKNHSYALPVTGGMGIWLFLLVGGLLMGGAGYLYYRQRRSS; this is encoded by the coding sequence ATGAAATTCACTAAAGTACGACAACTATTACTCGCGGCCTTTGCTGTTTGTGGTTTGGCCCTTGGTGGCCGCGCCGTGGCTCACGCTGATGATACGGCTCCGTCCACGGTTTCGATTAACCTACACAAATTAGACAATCGAACGGACGAAGCCGAGACGCAGCCCGAAGATTCGAACAAGGTGATTGAAAACACCGGGGATGAACTGAAACTACCGGATGGTGTGACCCCCTACGATGCTCAGAAATTGGGGGATGTGACCTTTGGCATCTATGATCTGACGGCATTTCTGGCAACTAAGAATGTCGTGAGTGGCCAGACCTCCGCCGAAGATTTTGAAAAGGTCCGCGACGATGTGATTGCGGAGATTATCGGTGATAAAACCGATCCGGCCGAAGTTTTACAAGCGCAGCAGGATTTTGTAGAGAAGTACAACCTACAGCCGGTTCAAACGAAAAAGTTGACCGACTCAGCGGGTATTTTAACCTTTTCTGACCTGGCAAATAAGGGATTTTACCTGATTATGGAAACCGCAGCGCCAACCCATCATTTGACGGGGCTCTCAGCGCCCATGATTATCGGACTGCCCCTGTCTAACAAGGCGACCATCCACTTATACCCCAAGAACCTAGTAGCCCGGGACGTGGACCCCGAGATTCACAAGGTCGGGCGTAACCCGGAAAGGCCAACTAGCGGGAAGTATCTGGGCTTGAAAGGCGTGGAGTTTACGTTACAACGGGCGGACGGTAAGGGCGAGTCGCGAGAATTGGCGACTGATGAAAAAGGGAACATTGCCTTTGGCAACTTGGAAGTTGGGACCGAATACGTCCTGACGGAAGCTGACAACTCGCTATATCCTTACTACAATCAGGCCAGTGCCAAGGACCATAAGACAGCGCTAACGTTTACCGTGGACAAGGAAGGCAACGTTAAGGCGGTTAAAATGTTGCCAGATGCCAAGCACTTTGTCATTAAAGGGTCAAAGATTAGCATTTTAAATGACCTGACGCTGGGTGGGGCGAAGTTCAAGAAGGTTGATTCCAAGACCGAAAAAGGGCTAGCCGGCGCGAAGTTCAAGGTGCAGAAGGTCGATTCAAATGGGAAAATCTTCTGGGCGGTCTTTAACCGCGGGACCTTTGTGAAATGGGTCGACAATAAGGCTGACGGGACGACGCTGACCTCTAACCAGCATGGAAAATTCAAGTTCAACGGGGTGCCCTACGTGTACGATGGCAAGGTGACGTATAATCTGATCGAAACGCAAGCGCCGGCCGGTTATGCCTTGTTGAAGGAAGCAACTGAATTTGAAATCGATGGTCAGGTCCACATTGAGACCATTAAGAACCATAGCTACGCGCTTCCGGTTACCGGGGGAATGGGCATTTGGCTATTTCTCCTCGTCGGGGGACTCCTGATGGGTGGCGCGGGTTACCTGTACTACCGGCAACGGCGGTCAAGCTAA
- a CDS encoding FAD-dependent oxidoreductase produces MKVVIIGCTHAGIAAVKQILKNYPQAKIVVYERQSDISYLSCATYLHIKGTVRALSDAQYQEPADFTRRGVDLNLNYDVIRVNAHDHTLLVQNLITKAQTTVTYDKLIMATGSITAIPAIPGIENPRVLLCKTYSQANNICTYTAQKQKVAIIGGGYVGIELAEGYRESGHEVILIQQPAHLLDDYVEPELSEKIAQLLTDKGVHVLTNTRVTGFQDAPDGQLLLNSEAGDFEVDMAAISAGVIPQTELLQGQVAMAQNGAILTDDYMQSSDRDILAAGDAAVSHYNPIKTVTYAPLVSHAIRQGALAGINVFERRLRTIGTQVTTGMLVFNHTVACTGLTLSRTREAKINAASVTYTGPYRPDFMPDAYPITVILIYDRNTRKVLGTQLMCEHDVSQAANTVSGVMQNGGTIDQLAMLDMLFSPNFNEPFNYLNLAAQKAVDQENGYLRT; encoded by the coding sequence ATGAAAGTCGTGATTATTGGTTGCACGCACGCCGGTATCGCTGCGGTCAAACAAATTCTTAAAAATTATCCCCAGGCGAAAATCGTCGTCTATGAGCGCCAGTCTGACATTTCTTATTTGTCTTGCGCCACGTATTTACATATTAAGGGGACCGTCCGCGCGTTGTCGGACGCCCAGTACCAGGAACCCGCTGATTTCACGCGCCGCGGCGTCGACCTGAACCTAAATTATGATGTCATCCGCGTCAACGCTCACGACCACACCCTGTTGGTCCAGAACCTCATCACCAAGGCCCAGACGACCGTGACTTACGACAAACTCATCATGGCGACCGGCTCGATCACGGCGATTCCCGCCATTCCAGGCATCGAGAATCCCCGCGTCCTGCTCTGCAAGACTTACAGTCAGGCCAATAACATCTGTACCTATACCGCTCAAAAACAAAAGGTCGCCATTATCGGGGGCGGCTACGTCGGCATTGAACTAGCCGAAGGGTATCGGGAGTCCGGGCACGAGGTCATTTTAATTCAACAGCCCGCGCACCTACTCGACGATTACGTTGAGCCGGAGCTATCTGAGAAGATTGCGCAGTTGCTCACGGATAAGGGCGTTCACGTTCTCACTAACACCCGAGTGACCGGCTTTCAGGACGCGCCGGATGGTCAGCTCCTGTTAAATTCAGAGGCCGGCGACTTCGAGGTCGATATGGCCGCCATCAGTGCGGGCGTTATCCCCCAAACGGAGCTTCTCCAGGGTCAGGTTGCCATGGCCCAGAACGGGGCGATTTTAACCGATGACTACATGCAATCCTCGGACCGCGACATTTTAGCCGCCGGGGACGCCGCCGTGAGCCACTACAATCCGATTAAGACGGTGACCTATGCGCCGCTGGTCTCTCACGCCATCCGTCAGGGTGCGCTGGCCGGTATCAACGTCTTTGAGCGTCGACTACGAACGATTGGCACCCAGGTCACGACGGGCATGTTGGTCTTCAATCACACGGTCGCCTGTACCGGCCTGACGCTTTCTCGGACGCGGGAAGCCAAGATTAATGCGGCGAGCGTCACCTACACGGGGCCTTACCGTCCAGACTTCATGCCCGACGCCTACCCAATTACCGTGATTTTAATTTACGATCGTAATACACGAAAGGTTCTGGGCACCCAGCTGATGTGTGAACACGACGTCTCGCAGGCGGCTAATACCGTGTCGGGCGTCATGCAAAACGGCGGGACCATCGACCAACTGGCCATGCTGGACATGTTATTTTCACCCAACTTCAACGAACCCTTCAACTACCTAAATCTCGCCGCACAAAAGGCGGTAGATCAAGAAAACGGGTATCTCAGAACTTAA
- a CDS encoding Ig-like domain-containing protein, with translation MLAVLVMMGIRQQMAQSREVVVYAATIPGMQKPSPAPIGMLGLYLNTGFNLQPADVYTSVGHEKMLSTGTAHSVLDLLYLYATDHFQWAQSEDEGVNWKDMPGKDGANLMVTPEKVGTVYYQQRFKYYHIINTWPQVVTLPLVPTTYYSRVAAITTFPVPISATDLTVTTDNDYLYNNQKDAQQTYVHATPTPVNATGDIIWSSSDTSLATVSEHTGEVTANISGETGVVKIKGTLTNSDGTSVAAEVPITIGGGLDSQTVDEGQTATFTIRGKFDQTPENITWYRVDNQGRSTKINGQSGLSYTTPASTQADNQQHYYAVVTIKDAGDKLHPITTNQALLTVIPDPTPKVTVTNTVENLSTNSKPSTTLDNVHYNDICQITGTVTDTNAASKLDDGDFSINLPKDADGILVEVDGKPAGYKTTDNGAQKNYLATGQSFKDEKTHTFSVSFINHQKQNLRYSTGVTFQGYADKSRSQSLGTFTGNDVQLNFTDGKLKAVANDVDFGRLTMQNLGQNLPGKAAGDGELLDITDNRQNKAATRIDLRQSAPLNNGQANLAATMSFDPGSKQARLPLSTADQTLVTTKAGDTLSSIGGAQGQGLTIKVTTGDFQPGTTYTTQLIWSIVTGP, from the coding sequence ATGCTGGCTGTCTTAGTGATGATGGGGATTCGTCAGCAAATGGCGCAGTCACGCGAGGTTGTTGTGTACGCGGCGACGATTCCGGGGATGCAGAAGCCTAGCCCGGCACCGATTGGGATGTTGGGTTTGTATTTGAATACGGGATTTAATTTACAACCCGCGGATGTTTATACCTCTGTTGGGCATGAGAAGATGTTGAGTACAGGAACTGCTCATTCTGTACTTGATTTACTTTATCTTTATGCTACGGATCATTTCCAATGGGCACAGTCAGAAGATGAGGGGGTTAATTGGAAAGATATGCCGGGAAAAGACGGCGCTAACTTAATGGTGACGCCTGAGAAGGTAGGGACAGTCTACTATCAACAAAGATTTAAGTACTATCATATTATAAATACGTGGCCGCAAGTTGTTACACTTCCGTTAGTACCAACGACCTACTATTCACGTGTCGCTGCCATAACTACCTTTCCAGTCCCAATCTCTGCAACAGATTTAACCGTAACAACTGATAACGACTATCTGTATAACAATCAGAAAGATGCGCAACAAACTTATGTCCATGCCACGCCAACGCCGGTAAATGCCACTGGGGACATCATCTGGTCGAGTTCGGATACGAGCCTGGCAACCGTTTCTGAACACACGGGTGAGGTGACGGCGAATATTAGTGGTGAGACCGGAGTCGTCAAGATAAAAGGGACGCTGACCAATTCAGATGGGACGTCTGTTGCGGCTGAGGTACCGATTACGATTGGTGGTGGCCTAGACTCGCAAACGGTTGATGAGGGGCAAACGGCAACGTTTACGATTCGGGGAAAGTTCGATCAAACACCCGAGAATATCACGTGGTATCGCGTGGATAATCAAGGACGCAGTACAAAGATTAACGGGCAATCTGGCTTGAGTTACACCACGCCGGCGTCTACTCAGGCGGATAATCAACAACACTACTATGCCGTGGTGACCATTAAGGATGCCGGTGATAAACTGCACCCGATTACGACTAATCAGGCCCTACTAACCGTAATTCCAGATCCAACGCCAAAGGTGACCGTCACGAATACGGTGGAAAATTTAAGCACGAATAGTAAGCCGTCAACTACGCTCGATAACGTACACTATAATGATATCTGTCAGATAACAGGGACGGTGACGGATACAAATGCGGCGTCTAAACTAGATGATGGTGACTTTTCCATTAATTTACCGAAAGATGCGGACGGCATCCTTGTAGAGGTGGATGGGAAACCAGCTGGATACAAGACTACAGACAATGGCGCGCAGAAAAATTACTTGGCGACTGGTCAGAGTTTCAAGGATGAAAAGACGCATACGTTTAGTGTGTCATTCATAAACCATCAGAAGCAAAATTTAAGATATTCAACCGGCGTTACATTTCAGGGATACGCCGATAAGAGTCGCAGTCAGTCACTGGGTACCTTTACAGGGAATGATGTCCAGCTAAACTTTACCGATGGCAAATTGAAGGCCGTTGCTAATGATGTCGATTTCGGCCGCCTAACGATGCAAAATCTCGGGCAAAATTTACCAGGGAAAGCCGCTGGGGATGGGGAATTGTTGGATATTACGGATAATCGGCAAAATAAGGCCGCTACTCGCATCGATTTACGCCAGTCGGCACCGTTAAACAATGGGCAAGCGAATCTGGCCGCTACGATGAGTTTTGATCCCGGGAGTAAACAGGCGCGGTTACCTTTGTCGACTGCAGACCAGACGCTTGTGACGACCAAAGCTGGCGATACCTTGTCTTCAATCGGCGGGGCACAGGGGCAAGGGCTAACCATTAAGGTGACCACTGGCGACTTCCAGCCAGGGACGACGTACACGACCCAATTAATCTGGAGTATTGTCACGGGACCATGA
- a CDS encoding NAD(P)-binding domain-containing protein yields the protein MKIGVVGSGTVGTILTQTFSRGDNTIILSHAGGAASLAARHAEFADNVTFDEVTVALQQPLVIIAVPFTVAPDVLRQVTDYQQRIVVDVTNQFTADFKKIDTRPLTGSEVIAAAAHNARVIKAFNTLPHELMTGQVAGPGRRVLFYAGDDREAKRTFADLVKPLNFRPVNLGKLRHGGSVMQVGGGLGHTAFVQLDE from the coding sequence ATGAAAATTGGGGTTGTAGGTTCTGGTACGGTCGGCACGATTTTGACGCAAACGTTTAGTCGCGGGGACAATACGATTATCCTCAGTCACGCCGGTGGAGCGGCCAGTCTGGCGGCGCGGCATGCGGAATTTGCCGACAACGTGACGTTTGACGAGGTGACCGTGGCCTTGCAGCAACCACTGGTCATCATCGCGGTGCCCTTTACTGTCGCGCCCGATGTGCTCCGACAGGTGACGGACTACCAGCAACGGATCGTCGTGGACGTGACCAATCAATTTACCGCCGATTTCAAAAAGATTGATACACGACCATTGACCGGAAGCGAGGTCATCGCCGCCGCGGCCCACAACGCGCGAGTCATCAAGGCCTTCAACACGTTGCCGCACGAGCTCATGACGGGGCAGGTCGCCGGTCCTGGTCGCCGGGTGCTCTTCTATGCTGGGGATGATCGTGAGGCCAAACGCACTTTCGCCGACCTGGTGAAGCCCCTCAATTTCCGGCCAGTTAACCTGGGCAAACTCCGTCACGGTGGCAGTGTCATGCAAGTTGGTGGCGGTCTCGGACACACGGCCTTCGTCCAGTTGGATGAGTAA
- a CDS encoding DUF2075 domain-containing protein, which produces MNKILQEQFFVDDLSDDQKSVITNLNAYIKQGLTGDTSSVAIIEGAAGTGKSVVLMELVRQYMTDRHYKTSLVVNHPELYKAYRDLAASIPNMKASEIRRPTSLINYAQKNHKKYDIIFVDEAHLLYSKSEPYAHYRGQNQLTDLMNLAKVVVVVYDFDQVFQSKMYWDQNLLYKTIGNHPHKLFSMNFQYRMVASDDQIAWMDDLTAEKPMKPFPDDSRFEFKMFDTAGAMFDKIKQRNKEVGMSRMVATSGFPRIDGRHNVEMDSFNLPWDEWDPQRTHWAKREGSITQVGTIYTLQGFDLNYVGMIIGPSFGYDPQTDTMTIIPEKYSHKEIFKKRKDRHFTQEEYKTFIANVLNVLMKRGKYGLYLTAYDDALRHRLLELGTTGK; this is translated from the coding sequence ATGAATAAAATTTTACAAGAACAATTCTTTGTCGATGATCTCTCGGACGATCAAAAATCGGTGATCACCAACCTCAACGCTTACATCAAGCAGGGTCTGACCGGTGACACGTCTTCCGTGGCCATCATCGAAGGCGCTGCGGGGACCGGTAAATCAGTTGTCCTGATGGAGCTGGTGCGGCAGTACATGACCGACCGGCACTACAAGACCTCACTGGTGGTCAATCACCCGGAGCTGTATAAGGCCTATCGCGACCTGGCCGCCTCCATTCCCAACATGAAAGCCAGCGAGATTCGGCGTCCAACGTCGCTAATTAACTACGCACAAAAGAACCATAAGAAATACGACATCATCTTCGTTGATGAAGCCCACCTACTCTACTCCAAGTCTGAACCGTACGCGCACTATCGCGGGCAAAACCAGTTGACAGACTTGATGAATCTGGCCAAGGTGGTCGTGGTCGTTTACGACTTTGATCAGGTCTTCCAGTCTAAGATGTATTGGGACCAGAACTTACTTTATAAGACGATTGGTAACCATCCACATAAGTTATTTAGTATGAACTTCCAATATCGGATGGTCGCCAGTGACGATCAGATCGCCTGGATGGACGACTTAACCGCCGAGAAACCCATGAAACCCTTCCCGGACGATAGTCGTTTTGAATTCAAGATGTTCGACACGGCCGGCGCCATGTTTGACAAGATTAAGCAACGGAATAAAGAAGTCGGCATGAGTCGGATGGTTGCCACCTCGGGCTTTCCGCGAATCGACGGCCGGCACAACGTGGAGATGGATAGCTTCAATCTTCCGTGGGACGAATGGGATCCGCAACGTACCCACTGGGCCAAGCGAGAAGGCTCCATCACGCAGGTCGGCACGATTTACACGCTACAAGGCTTTGATCTGAACTACGTGGGCATGATTATCGGGCCGTCCTTTGGCTACGACCCACAGACGGATACGATGACTATCATTCCTGAAAAATACTCCCACAAGGAAATTTTCAAGAAGCGTAAGGACCGGCATTTCACCCAAGAAGAGTACAAGACTTTCATCGCTAACGTTCTGAACGTGTTGATGAAGCGCGGTAAGTACGGCCTGTACCTGACGGCCTACGACGATGCACTGCGCCACCGATTGTTGGAATTGGGAACGACTGGGAAATAG
- a CDS encoding class C sortase: protein MRKWLVILLGCLGLGVIGYPAASNLVTGWRQQGVLVAYKNQLKTASRDHRRSLQRSLQRQTTATGMAVIDPFKTETARFMETTPLALVAIPEIDVELPVFVGTSDAVLQKYAGLVHGTDVPQGKRNQHSLITAHRGAPNATLFTDLPRLKRGDRFYLKNAYGLMTYEVTTIRTVKAATRQPILRSTSKNQVTLMTCTPYMVNTHRLLVTGERIPNETQTIPKGRFVWDWYKIGLLVLAVLLLVGGAWTGYRRYRRVKEGK, encoded by the coding sequence ATGCGCAAATGGCTTGTGATCCTACTGGGATGTTTAGGTCTAGGCGTGATTGGTTATCCGGCCGCCAGTAACTTGGTGACCGGGTGGCGTCAGCAGGGGGTCCTAGTGGCCTACAAGAATCAGCTGAAGACGGCGAGTCGGGACCACCGGCGATCTCTTCAGCGGTCCTTGCAACGACAAACGACGGCTACGGGAATGGCGGTTATTGACCCGTTTAAGACCGAGACGGCCCGTTTCATGGAAACGACGCCGTTAGCGCTGGTGGCGATTCCCGAAATTGACGTGGAACTTCCCGTGTTTGTCGGAACCAGTGATGCGGTGCTTCAGAAGTATGCGGGATTGGTCCACGGAACGGATGTCCCGCAAGGTAAACGCAATCAACATAGCCTGATTACTGCGCATCGTGGGGCGCCCAATGCAACGCTATTCACGGACCTTCCGCGGCTGAAGCGCGGCGACCGATTCTACCTGAAGAATGCGTACGGGCTGATGACCTACGAGGTAACGACCATCCGGACCGTCAAGGCGGCCACGCGTCAGCCGATTCTCCGGTCGACAAGTAAAAATCAGGTAACGTTGATGACCTGTACGCCGTATATGGTGAACACGCATCGTTTGCTGGTGACGGGGGAGCGTATCCCCAACGAGACGCAAACGATTCCTAAAGGTAGATTCGTTTGGGATTGGTATAAGATAGGCTTACTGGTACTGGCGGTGCTGCTGTTGGTTGGCGGTGCGTGGACGGGTTACCGCCGTTATCGCCGGGTGAAGGAGGGAAAATAA
- a CDS encoding GNAT family N-acetyltransferase, which yields MTAYHLLTPHSATWLAAAEQIGTIDWPAGAHLAKRMKTATWQQWERVVYATDGDKMAGFCALLATDIVPDTPYSPFVSSVYVSPDDRGQGISLRLVQQAEAAAQAAGIDELYIVTRHVGLYEHLDYELVDRREDQFGRLNRILYKKLS from the coding sequence GTGACTGCTTACCACTTATTAACGCCACACAGCGCCACCTGGTTGGCCGCCGCCGAACAGATCGGGACGATTGACTGGCCAGCCGGCGCCCACCTCGCGAAGCGCATGAAGACCGCCACGTGGCAACAGTGGGAACGCGTCGTCTATGCCACGGACGGCGATAAAATGGCCGGCTTCTGCGCGCTGTTGGCAACGGACATCGTGCCCGACACGCCCTACTCTCCGTTTGTTAGCTCGGTCTACGTGAGTCCCGATGATCGCGGTCAGGGGATCAGCTTGCGTTTGGTCCAGCAGGCGGAAGCGGCGGCCCAGGCGGCAGGTATCGACGAACTGTACATCGTTACCCGCCACGTGGGTCTATACGAGCACTTGGATTACGAATTGGTCGATCGCCGAGAAGATCAGTTTGGCCGGCTGAATCGTATCTTGTATAAAAAACTTAGTTAA
- a CDS encoding class A sortase, with amino-acid sequence MAKRKRRFRKSSLWLLAMFLVGSGLVLLGLTQKSSITQMGETALRGMTVESIQQAKQASRGKTTPFNYKKTAQLTPLTVGGYGLRELVGHSGYDGAVGQLRVPAVGLDLPIGVGVSNAVLVRGAGTLKADQQMGQGNYALAGHYMTAKRLLFSPLKGVRQGDSIYLTDKRQTYRYKVTRVQVVDRHQIDVIDDVPGKRLVTLVTCASARRGEPKRLVVRGELQTVKRVV; translated from the coding sequence ATGGCCAAACGTAAGCGACGATTTAGAAAAAGTTCCCTCTGGCTGCTGGCGATGTTCCTGGTGGGGAGTGGACTGGTGCTCCTTGGTTTGACGCAAAAGTCTTCCATCACGCAAATGGGCGAAACGGCGCTGCGGGGGATGACGGTGGAAAGTATCCAGCAGGCTAAGCAGGCGTCCCGTGGTAAGACGACGCCGTTTAACTATAAGAAGACTGCGCAGCTGACACCACTGACGGTTGGTGGCTACGGGTTACGCGAGTTGGTGGGCCACAGCGGGTACGATGGCGCGGTCGGTCAACTTCGCGTCCCGGCAGTGGGTTTGGACCTGCCGATTGGCGTTGGCGTCAGTAATGCCGTGCTGGTTCGGGGAGCGGGCACGCTCAAGGCGGACCAGCAGATGGGTCAGGGGAATTACGCGCTGGCGGGACACTATATGACGGCCAAACGCCTCCTGTTCTCGCCACTCAAGGGCGTTCGTCAGGGGGATAGTATCTATCTGACGGATAAACGGCAAACCTACCGCTACAAAGTTACTCGCGTTCAAGTGGTTGATCGCCACCAGATCGACGTCATCGATGATGTCCCCGGTAAGCGCCTCGTCACCTTGGTAACCTGTGCCTCCGCGAGACGCGGCGAACCGAAGCGACTGGTGGTTCGTGGAGAGCTGCAGACGGTGAAGCGGGTGGTGTGA